From one Lycium ferocissimum isolate CSIRO_LF1 chromosome 5, AGI_CSIRO_Lferr_CH_V1, whole genome shotgun sequence genomic stretch:
- the LOC132055843 gene encoding pyridoxine/pyridoxamine 5'-phosphate oxidase 1, chloroplastic-like, producing MLALLRKGKRMSCLVTATFLPSSPAALSVHNFKNINTSHHLLLPRLLGLRPNIGFSGRYWGLVRGMATKMDSIQQNPDSISYLNQQEAAEIDEILMGPLGFTVDQLMELAGLSVATAIAEVYRPSEYSRVLTICGPGNNGGDGLVAARHLYHFGYRPFICYPKRTAKPLYSGLVTQLESLSVPFLSLEDLPKDLSDDFDILVDAMFGFSFHGSPRPPFDELIQRLVALKINNDTHQKSPVVVSIDIPSGWHVEEGDLSGEGIKPDMLVSLTAPKLCAKRFSGPHHFLGGRFVPPSIRNKFNLQLPAYPGTSMCVRIGKPPKIDISSLRENYISPALLEEEVTADPFDQFQKWFDDAIAAGLKEPNAMALSTTGKDGKPSSRIVLLKGFDKDGFVWYTNYEGGKAKQIAENPHAALLFYWDDLNRQVRIEGPVQKVPDEESDQYFHSRPRGSQIGAIVSQQSTVIPGRQVLLDEYKQLEAKYSDGSVIPKPKHWGGYRLKPEMFEFWQGQKSRLHDRLRYIPETVDGKTAWRIERLAP from the exons ATGCTTGCGTTGTTGCGCAAAGGCAAAAGAATGTCATGTCTTGTCACCGCAACATTCCTTCCTTCTTCACCTGCTGCTCTTTCCGtccataatttcaagaatatcAACACTTcacatcatcttcttcttccg AGGTTATTGGGCTTAAGACCCAATATTGGATTCAGtgggagatattggggtttagTGAGAGGAATGGCAACAAAAATGGATAGCATTCAGCAAAACCCAGACTCCATTTCGTACCTAAACCAGCAAGAAGCTGCTGAAATTGATGAGATACTCATGGGCCCTCTTGGTTTTACTGTTGATCAACTTATG GAATTGGCTGGCTTGAGTGTTGCCACTGCAATTGCAGAG GTCTATCGACCAAGTGAGTACAGTCGTGTTCTTACTATTTGCGGTCCTGGAAACAATGGCGGTGATGGTCTTGTAGCTGCTCGTCATCTATATCACTTTGGCTATAGGCCATTCATATGTTACCCTAAGCGTACTGCTAAGCCTCTTTATAGTGGCTTGGTAACTCAG CTCGAGTCGCTCTCAGTTCCTTTCTTGTCATTGGAAGATTTGCCAAAGGACTTGTCTGACGACTTTGACATTCTAGTAGATGCAATGTTTGGATTCTCGTTCCATG GTAGTCCAAGGCCACCTTTTGACGAATTAATTCAGAGACTGGTGGCACTAAAGATTAATAACGATACGCATCAGAAATCACCTGTCGTCGTCTCTATTGATATTCCGTCTGGATGGCACGTCGAAGAAGGAGATCTAAGTGGTGAAGGTATTAAACCTGACATGCTG GTTTCTCTAACTGCCCCTAAGTTGTGTGCCAAAAGGTTTTCTGGCCCGCACCACTTTTTAGGTGGCAGATTTGTTCCACCATCCATTAGAAACAAATTTAATCTCCAATTACCAGCATATCCCGGCACTTCCATGTGTGTCCGAATTGGAAAGCCTCCAAAAATTGACATATCATCTCTGAGGGAGAACTATATTTCTCCTGCGCTGCTTGAGGAGGAGGTCACCGCTGACCCCTTTGATCag TTCCAGAAGTGGTTTGATGATGCAATAGCAGCAGGCTTGAAGGAACCAAATGCCATGGCCTTGTCAACTACTGGCAAAGATGGCAAGCC TTCATCAAGGATTGTATTGCTGAAAGGTTTTGACAAGGATGGTTTTGTCTG GTACACCAATTATGAAGGTGGCAAGGCTAAACAAATAGCTGAAAATCCTCATGCCGCACTCCTGTTTTACTGGGATGATTTGAATCGCCAG GTAAGAATCGAAGGGCCTGTGCAAAAAGTTCCAGATGAAGAATCTGACCAATATTTTCACAGTCGTCCTCGAGGAAGTCAGATTGGTGCCATAGTTAGCCAGCAG AGCACAGTTATTCCGGGAAGGCAAGTGCTCCTTGACGAATACAAACAGTTGGAGGCAAAATACTCTGATGG AAGTGTGATTCCCAAACCAAAGCACTGGGGAGGCTACCGGCTTAAACCTGAAATGTTTGAATTTTGGCAAGGACAGAAATCTCGCTTGCATGACAG GTTGCGTTATATCCCGGAAACAGTTGATGGAAAGACGGCGTGGAGGATTGAGCGATTGGCTCCATGA
- the LOC132055848 gene encoding uncharacterized protein LOC132055848 codes for MGSSEEKVVAVIMVGGPTKGTRFRPLSLNIPKPLFPLAGQPMVHHPISACKKIPNLAQIYLVGFYEEREFAIYVSSISNELRIPVRYLKEDKPHGSAGGLYNFRDLIMEDSPSHIFLLNCDVCCSFPLPEMLEAHRRYGGIGTILVSKVSAETASEFGELVADPVTNELLHYTEKPETFVSDRINCGVYVFTPDIFNAIQGVSTQRKDRANLRRVSSFEALQPVNRSLPIDFVRLDQDILTPLAGKKQLYTYETMDFWEQIKTPGMSLKCSGLYLAQYSSTSPHLLASGDGSKTATINGDVYIHPSAKVHPTAKIGPNVSISANARIGAGARLISCIILDDVEVKENAVVIHAIIGWKSSIGRWSRVQGAGDYNAKLGVTILGESVSAEDEVVVINSIVLPNKTLNVSVHEDILL; via the exons ATGGGAAGTTCTGAGGAGAAAGTTGTGGCTGTGATCATGGTCGGTGGACCAACCAAAG GTACACGATTTCGTCCATTGTCATTGAATATCCCAAAGCCACTTTTTCCATTAGCTGGACAACCAATGGTTCATCATCCGATCTCTGCGTGTAAAAAG ATTCCAAACCTAGCGCAGATCTACCTTGTTGGCTTCTATGAGGAGCGTGAATTTGCGATATATGTTTCCTCAATCTCGAATGAACTAAGAATTCCTGTCAG ATACCTGAAGGAGGACAAACCACATGGTTCAGCTGGAGGCCTTTACAACTTCAGGGATCTAATTATGGAAGACAGCCCG tcacatatatttttgcTGAACTGTGACGTTTGCTGTAGTTTTCCACTGCCTGAGATGCTTG AGGCTCATAGAAGATATGGTGGAATTGGAACTATTCTTGTCAGCAAG GTGTCTGCTGAAACAGCTAGTGAATTTGGAGAACTGGTCGCTGACCCCGTTACCAACGAACTGTTGCATTACACAGAGAAACCTGAAACTTTT GTGAGTGACCGCATTAACTGTGGTGTGTACGTATTTACACCGGATATCTTCAATGCTATTCAAGGAGTATCCACTCAAAGGAAAGACAGAG CTAACCTAAGGCGTGTATCCAGCTTTGAAGCTCTTCAGCCAGTAAATAG GAGTCTTCCAATAGACTTTGTACGGTTGGATCAGGATATTTTGACACCTCTTGCAGGGAAGAAGCAGCTATATACCTATGAAACCATGGATTTCTGGGAACAAATTAAAACACCAGG AATGTCTTTGAAATGCTCTGGTCTCTACCTGGCTCAATATAGTTCCACCTCACCACATCTTTTGGCAAGTGGGGATGGCTCAAAGACTGCAACCATCAATGGTGACGTTTATATCCATCCATCTGCTAAAGTTCATCCAACTGCAAAG ATTGGTCCAAATGTTTCAATTTCTGCTAATGCTCGTATTGGAGCTGGTGCCAGGCTCATCAGTTGTATTATCCTTGATGATGTTGAAGTCAAG GAAAATGCGGTTGTTATTCATGCAATTATTGGCTGGAAGTCTTCAATCGGCAGATGGTCAAGAGTCCAG GGAGCAGGAGACTACAACGCAAAGCTCGGGGTCACAATTCTTG GTGAATCTGTATCGGCTGAGGACGAAGTAGTGGTTATCAACAGTATTGTCCTGCCCAACAAGACTCTTAATGTGAGTGTCCATGAAGATATCTTACTTTAA